GTATCCCGGCATCGTTCGCCGAGCACACCCTCCCGGTGCCGTTCAACGACGAAGAGGCGATGCGCGAGGTCTTCGAGGAACACGGCGAGGAGATCGCCGCGGTGATGACCGAACCCATCCTCGCCAACTACGGCATCGTCTACCCCGAGGAGGGCTACCTCGAGTTCCTGCGCGAACTCACCGCCGAATACGGCTCCCTGCTGCTCTTCGACGAGGTGATCACCGGCTTCCGGATCGGCGGCCTCGGCTGCGCCCAGAGTCACTTCGGCGTCACCCCCGACCTCACCACCTTCGGCAAGGTGATCGGCGGCGGCTTCCCCGTCGGTGCGATCGGCGGCAAGGCCGAGATAATCGAGCACTTCGCCCCCTCGGGCGACGTCTTCCAGGCCGGCACCTTCTCCGGCCACCCCGTGACGATGGCCGCCGGCCTCGAGACGCTCCAGTTTGCCGCCGAAAACGACGTCTACGACCACGTCGACGGACTCGGCGAGCGCCTGCGATCCGGCCTGACCGAGATCCTCGCCGACCAGGCGCCGAGCTACACCGTCGTCGGCGCCGGCAGCACGTTCAAAGTGATCTTCACGCGGGAGGGGCCCCGCAAGGACAGCCTCGAGGGACAGTGCGACGCGGGCTGTCGACAGCGACCGGCCTGTCCGCGGTACGACCACTGTCCGAAAACCGGCGGCGACGTCAAACGCGCCGAGACCGACCGCTGGCGGCGCATCTTCTGGGGCCGGATGAAAGAACAGGGGATCTTCCTCAGCCAGAATCAGTTCGAGGCGCAGTTCGTCAGCTACGCCCACACCGAAGAAGACGTCGAACAGACGCTCGAGGCGTACAAGGAAGCGCTGTAACTCGATCGAGCTTCGGAAGGGGCTGTACGAACGCCCGATCGATCGACTGCAAGACGAGGAGCGTCCCAGCGAGTCCGCGGATCGAATCCTCGAGGGAGTCGGCGCCGAATTACGAGCACACTCGTGTGGCCGCTCCGATCACTCCCGACCGCGCACGGTCACCGCCCCGTTTCGCGTCTCGAGGGCGATTCGACGGGAGCCCTCGCCGGCCGTCCCGTGGAACGACGAGTCTCCCGAGGTCGCGGTCAGGTCGTCGATCCCGTCGACGGAGATCTCTCCGTTCCGGGTCGAGATCCCGATGACGGCGTCGAGCGTGGACGGGACCTCGAGCGAGACCTCGCCGTTTCGGGTCTGCACCTCGACGTCCCCGGCGACGTTGGCCAACTCGACGGGGCCGTTTCTCGTCTCGGCGGTCAACGATCCCGCGACGCCCGCGACGTCGACGGTACCGTTTCTGGCCGTCGCCGTCAGGTCGCCGTCGACGTCTCGGATCTCGACGATCCCGTTTCGCGCTTCCACGACCAGCGGTCCCGCGACGTCAGCCACGTCGACGGTCCCGTTCCGGACGGCGGCGCGTTCGACCTCGAACCCCTCGGGGACGGTCACTTCGAGATCCATCCGGGGGCTGGGACCGATCCGTATCAGTCCGGGACTGTCCTCACGCTCGACGGCGAGGTCGAGCCGGTCGCCCGTCTGCGTCGACTCGAGCCAGACGTTTTCGGCGTCGTCCTCGCTCGCGGCTCTCGTCACCCGGCGTACCGCGATCGTCTCTCGGTCCTCGCTTCGGACCGTGAGCTGACCGTTCCTGGCGCCGACGGAGACGGACTCGAGGTCGTCGACTGCAAACGTCTCGGTTTCGTCTTCCTGTACCTCTCGGCTGCCGGCTGCGACGCAGCCCGCGAGCGCAGCCGCGGCGGTCACCACACCGCCAGCGAGCAGCCGACGTCGTGACACGGGTTCTGTCATACTCTCACCTGTGTGGTGGATACCCTTTAAGCCGACTCGACCGGTTCCGGGCCGGAAATCCGGGAAGTAACTTTTTATACGATGAACTGACGGTCGCCGTCGGTTCAACCCGACATTCCTTTACTCCCCGCCCGGGAACGGGCGGGTATGTTCCTCTCCCTACGCGCGGAGGTCGAGGACGCCCTTCGCGGGGCGCTCTCGGCCCTCGAGCTCCCGACCGACGACCTCGGGATCGAAGAGCCCCCGGAAGACGTCGAGGCAGTGCTCGCCTCGAGCGTCGCCTTCCGGCTGGCGGGCGAACTCGGCGCGGCGCCGCCGCAGGCGGCCGCCCAGGTCGCCGCCGAGATCGACCCCGACGAGCTGACGTACGTCTCGGCCGTCGAGACCCAGGGGCCGTACCTCAACTTCCTGCCGGGTGATGCCTACTTCGCCGAGACGCTCGCGGCGGGCACCGACGAGTCCTACGGCCGCCTCCCCGACCGCGAGGAGTCGGTCGTCGTCGAGCACACGAGCGCGAACCCGACGGGGCCGGTCCACGTCGGCCGCGCCCGCAACCCGATCATCGGCGACGCGGTGGCGAACGTCCTCGACTTCGCGGGCTTCGACGTTTCCCGTCACTACTA
This portion of the Natronobeatus ordinarius genome encodes:
- the hemL gene encoding glutamate-1-semialdehyde 2,1-aminomutase; the protein is MNDEQSQALYDRALSVLPGGVNSAVRAAIEPYPFFVRKGDGGHVIDADGNRYVDWVMGLGPLLLGHDLPDPVQAVIQQKASEGPMYGTPTEVEVDLAEFVVRHVSSVEKIRFVNSGTEATTSAVRLARGYTGRNKIVIMQGGYHGAQESTLVDGDAENPSPSSAGIPASFAEHTLPVPFNDEEAMREVFEEHGEEIAAVMTEPILANYGIVYPEEGYLEFLRELTAEYGSLLLFDEVITGFRIGGLGCAQSHFGVTPDLTTFGKVIGGGFPVGAIGGKAEIIEHFAPSGDVFQAGTFSGHPVTMAAGLETLQFAAENDVYDHVDGLGERLRSGLTEILADQAPSYTVVGAGSTFKVIFTREGPRKDSLEGQCDAGCRQRPACPRYDHCPKTGGDVKRAETDRWRRIFWGRMKEQGIFLSQNQFEAQFVSYAHTEEDVEQTLEAYKEAL
- a CDS encoding DUF4097 family beta strand repeat-containing protein, translating into MTEPVSRRRLLAGGVVTAAAALAGCVAAGSREVQEDETETFAVDDLESVSVGARNGQLTVRSEDRETIAVRRVTRAASEDDAENVWLESTQTGDRLDLAVEREDSPGLIRIGPSPRMDLEVTVPEGFEVERAAVRNGTVDVADVAGPLVVEARNGIVEIRDVDGDLTATARNGTVDVAGVAGSLTAETRNGPVELANVAGDVEVQTRNGEVSLEVPSTLDAVIGISTRNGEISVDGIDDLTATSGDSSFHGTAGEGSRRIALETRNGAVTVRGRE